The Gammaproteobacteria bacterium genome includes the window CGTGGATTTTGCCTATCGTATTTACAACGCCGACGGTGGCGAGGTGGAGCAGTGCGGCAATGGCGCGCGCTGTTTCATGCGCTTTGTGCGCGCTGCCGGGCTCACGGACAAGAATGAGTTGGTGGTGGAAACCCGCTGCGGTATTATTCGTCCACGCATGGCGTCCGACGGCCAGGTGACGGTGGATATGGGCGTGCCGCGCACGCGGCCTGACGAGATACCGTTTCTCGCCGAGCACGAGGCGCTGAGTTATCCGCTGCTGGTCGATGGGCAGCAGCTGGAGGTCGGTGTGGTGTCGATGGGTAACCCGCATGCGGTGTTGCGCGTAGACAATGTGGATAACGCGCCGGTGGCGCTGCTGGGGCCGAAGATTGAGGCGCACGAGCGCTTCCCGAACCGTGTCAACGCCGGTTTCATGCAGGTGGTTGACCGCTCGCATATCCGCCTGCGCGTCTACGAGCGTGGGGCCGGTGAAACGCTGGCCTGTGGCAGCGGGGCATGTGCCGCTGTGGTGAGCGGTCGCCTGCAAGGCTGGCTGGATGATACAGTAGAGGTGGAGGTGCCCGGAGGGCGGCTCATGATAAGCTGGCAGGGTAGCGCGGCGGAGGTCAGGATGACCGGCCCGGCGACGCACGTATTTGAAGGGCAGATCGAACTATGACGACATCGAATACATCGCAGGAGCGGGCGGACGAGCCGGGGCTGGAGAAGCGTGTGATCGAGTATTTGCGCAGCCACCCGGATTTCTTCGCCAATCATGTGCAGCTGCTGGCGGAACTCACGGTACCCCACGCGAGCGGTGAAGCAGTATCGCTGATAGAGCGGCAGGTGTCGGTGTTGCGGGATCAGAACCGTCAGTTGCGACGCGAGTTGATGGATCTGGTGCAGGTCGCGCGCGACAACGACCGCCTCAATGATCGCGTGCGCCGCCTCACGCTGGGATTGATGCAGGCGCAGGGTATGCACCGCATCCTGCAGGCGCTGCACACCAGTCTGGGCAGTGATTTCGATGCCGATGCAGTGGCGCTGTGCCTGTTCGCGCCGGTTACGGACGGCCTGCCCGAGGGTGATCACGGGGTAGAGTTGCAGGTCATGGCGCCGGACGACGAGAGTCTGGCGGCATTCAAGAGCGTGATTGAAGAGGGTAAGCCGGTGTGCGGCAGGTTGCGTCCTGCGCAGGTACACACGCTGTTTCCCGATGCGGCGAGCGAAGTTTCCTCGCTGGCCGTGATTCCCCTGATCCTGGAAGGGGCGCCGTGCCTGGGCCTGCTCGCCGTGGGCAGCTTCGAGGCGGAGCGTTTTCATCCTGCCATGGGTACGATGTTTCTCTCGCACATAGGGGCGATTACCACCCAGGCCCTGAAGCCCTGTCTCGCGACTTGATTGCCTGCCAGCATGCACGATGACCGGCAGCAGTGGCTGGAGCGGTTTTTTATACACCTGAGCGCTGAACGCGGCCTGTCACCGCTTACCCTGACTGCCTACAAGCGCGACCTTGCCCGTCTGCATGAATTCTGTAACCAGCGCGGCGTACACGACTGGGCAGTACTTGAGCATGCGCTGCTGCGCGATTTCGTCGCCGCCCGCCACCGTGCGGGCGTGGGTGGGCGCAGTATCCGGCGCGAGTTATCCGCCACCCGCACCTTCTTCAACTATCTGTTGCGCGAAGGCAGGCTGACACAAAATCCGGCGCTCGGCATCGGCGTACCCAAGTCGCCGCGTATGTTGCCGCGTACGCTGGACGTTGACCAGGTCAGCCGGCTGCTGGCAGTGAAGGCAACGGACGCGCTTGCCATCCGTGATCTTGCCATCATGGAATTGATATATTCTTCCGGTCTGCGACTGGCGGAGCTCATCCGGCTGAATCTCACAGATCTCGATCTGCATGATGCCACCGTGCGGGTGACGGGCAAGGGCAACAAGACGCGCGTGATTCCGGTGGGCCGGCATGCGCTCACGGCGCTGCGTGCCTGGTTGAAGCAGCGCTGCCTGTCGGCAACAGCGCAGCAGCAGGCGTTGTTTGTAGGCCAGCGTGGCCGCAGACTCAGCGGGCGTACGGTGCAACTGCGGTTGCGCGCCATGGCGCTGCGGCAGGGGGTTGGCGGTGCGATATCGCCACACTGGTTGCGCCATTCCTTTGCCAGCCATATGCTGGAGTCGAGTGGTGACCTGCGTGCTGTGCAGGAGTTGCTGGGGCATGCCAACATCTCTACCACCCAGATTTATACACACCTTGATTTCCAGCACCTTGCGAAGGTATACGATACGGCACACCCACGGGCCAAGCGTCGCTGATGGCGCCATGATTTGAGACGAGCCCACGCTAGGCTGAAGGTGCCGCAGGCCCGCACTTTTGCAGAACGACGCTGACTAATGAAGAAGTTTTCCCCTTTGAACAGAGTACTCCCGGCTGATTTGGGCTGTCTGCACATGCAGATTCCGGTGGCGGGGCTGGAGGAGCCGCGCGCACAATGTTGACGGAATTTCTGCAACAGATGCTGGCCTGGGTGGGCGACCATCCCTATTGGGCCGGGGCCGCCGTATTTCTGGTGTCGCTCGCGGAGTCGCTCGCCGTTGTGGGTTTGCTGATCCCCGGCACCGTGGTGATGTTTGGTGTGGGCGCATTGGTAGCGGCGGGTGTGCTGGATTTATGGTGGACGCTGGGGCTGGCGGCTGCGGGCGCCGTGGCAGGTGACAGCCTGAGCTATTGGCTGGGCCACCACTACCACGAGCGTTTGCGCCAGATGTGGCCCTTCAGCCGTCATCCGCAGATGCTTGAGCGCGGCGAGGCCTTCTTCCACAAACACGGTGGCAAGAGTGTGTTGTTCGGGCGCTTTGTCGGCCCGGTGCGCCCCGTGATTCCGGTGGTGGCGGGCATGCTGAACATGCCGCCGCGCCGCTTCATGGTGGTGAATGTATTGTCGGCCCTGGGCTGGTCGCCCGCCTATATTCTGCCCGGTGTAGTGTTCGGTGCCTCGCTCGGGCTGGCCTCTGCCGTGGCGTCGCGACTGGCGGTCATCGTGGTATCGTTGCTGCTCATTCTGTGGCTGACGGTGTGGGGTGTGTTGCGGTTGGTAAAGCTGCTGCAACCGCGCACCGAACGCATGGCCGACCAGCTCCTGCGCTGGGGGCAACAACACCCGACGCTGGGCGTGATCACCAACGTGCTGGTGGATCCCCGGCAGCCAGAACTGCGCGGCATGGTGCTGTGGGCGGTGCTGTTGCTGGCAACGGCATGGGTGCTGCTGGGCGGGCTGGAACGCTTGCCCGGCGCGCCGCTTGCCAATCTCGACAGCGCGGTATTTTACATTCTGCAAGGGCTGCGTACGCCGTGGACCGACCAGTTGATCGTGGTGCTCGGCCAGTTGGGCGACGCCCATGTGCTGGTGCCGCTGATGCTGAGCGTGACGTTTGCGCTGGTATGGCTGCGGCATCGGCATGCCCTGGGCCACTGGCTGGCGGCGCTGGCGTTCGGCGGGCTGCTGATCATGGGGATGGATTGGATGTTACATCTGCCTCGTCCTGCGGGTTCCAGCATGGAGGAGCTGCGCTTGTTCTCCCACGTGGCGATGAGCGTGCAGGTGTACGGGTTCATTGCCGTGTTGCTGGCGCGTGAACTGCCTGCCGACAGGCGCTGGATGCCTTACGTCGGCGCCAGCATGTTGATTGTGGGAGCGCTGGTGGCGCGCCTGTATCTGGGCATGCACGGCTTGTCGGAGGTGCTGGCCGGGGTGCTGGTCGGATTGTTGTGGGTGGCGCTGCTGGGTGTGAGTTACCGTCGCCACCCGGCGCGGCCGGTGTCACTGCCGGTGCTGAATGCGGCGAGCGTGTATGTGCTGGTGCTGGCGGGCGCGCTGCATGTCAGTCTGCATCATGCGCGTGACGTGGAAAGCCATGTGGTACGGCACAGTGTGCGCATGCTGGATGCGCAGGTGTGGTGGAACGGTGCGTGGCAGGAATTTCCTGCCTACCGTGTCGACCTCAAGGGTGAGCCGAGCCAGCCGTTTACGGTGCAATGGCTGGGCAGTGTGGAAACCCTGCGCCAGCACCTCGAGGCGCAAGGCTGGCAGACGCCGGTCGAGCCCGTACCCAAAGCGCTGCTGGTGTGGCTCACGCCCCAGCCCACGCTGGCTGAATTACCGGTGTTACCCCAGGTGCATGACGGGCGCCATGAGTCGCTGTTGCTGGTGCATATGCTGCCCGGCGGTGAGCGCCAGCTGGTGTTGCGGCTGTGGACCGCGGATGCGCGCACGGCGGGAGACGAGACACCGCTGTGGATTGGTAATGTGACGCAGCTGCACATCAGCCGCAGGATACCGCTGTTTACCATAGCACGCAGTGATGCGGTGTTCAGGCAACCACTGGCGCAGTTTGAACGGGCGCTGGGTGGCAGTATCGAATGGCAGCGGGTGCAGCGTACGGCGCTCGGCAAGTCGCGCTATAACAGTTGGGGTGGCGAGGTAATCCTGCTGCGAGAAGCGGGGCGCTCCTGACGCCTACTGTACGAACTGGTTGCCCAGCGTGCTGTGGATGTGTGCCAGGCGCTGCATCGGATCGCTGATCTCCAGTAATGCCTGCTTTTGCGCCAGCGAGAACGGCAGCAGTTCCGCCAGCCGGTAACTGACCCATGCCGCATCATCATGCTGGCCCGCCGTGTCGGCAGGCTCGATACCCGCTTGTGCTAAAGACTGGTGCAGCAGGGCGATCAGGCTGCTGTAGTCCGGCGGGATCGTGCCCTCCATACCTTCCGGCAATAATTCGGTGTGCGCTATGATCTGCTGGTCTGGTTGGGTTTCGGTGCTGACAATACGAAACCGCGCCTCGCCGCGCACGGTAATCCCCAGTATCCCATCCGGGTGCTGATACCAGTCGGTAATGCGTGCCAGCGTGCCGATGGCATGCGGGGCGGCGGCGTCCCCGGTCTCGTTGCCTTCCTGTATCAGGCAGACGCCAAAGCCATGACCCTGTTTCAGGCAATGGCTGACCAGGGCGAGATAGCGCGGCTCGAAGATACGCAAGGCGAGCGAGCTGTTGGGAAACAGCACGGTATTGAGCGGAAACAGCGGCAGCGGCTGGGTCGAGGCCGTGCTCACTGTGGTGTCCGCTGCTGCAAGGCCTGCAGCAGCCGCTCATGCAGGCCGCCGAACCCGCCGTTGCTCATGATGAGAATGTGGTCGCCCCTGTGCGCCTGTTGCACCAGCGCATCGATGATGGCCTCGACCGAGGTGTACACCTGCCCCTTTGCGCCCAGTGCGTCTGTTACCGTGTCCAGGCTCCAGCCGAGGTCTGGGGGGGCATACAGCAGTACGCTGTCGGCCCCGGCCAGCGCGGGGGCCAGCGAGTGCTGGTGCACGCCGAGGCGCATGGTGTTTGAGCGCGGTTCCAGTACCGCCAGGATGCGCGCACTGCCCACCTTGCGCCGCAGGCCGGCGAGGGTGGTGGTAATGGCGGTGGGGTGGTGGGCAAAATCGTCGTAAACGGCAACGCCGGCGATCTCGCCGCGCAGTTCGAGCCGGCGCTGGACACCCTTGAAAGCATGTAATGCCTCGATGGCGGTAGCGGGCGCCACACCCGCATGGCGCGCGGCGGCGATGGCGGCCAGCGCATTGTGCCGGTTGTGCTCGCCCAACAGCGGCCAGTACAGCCTGCCTTGCAGTTTGCCACACCAGTGGATGTCGAAACTACCATCGGCATCGTCGCGCAGGGCTTCCCAGCCGGTCTCGCTCATGAAGTGCTCGACCGGCGTCCAGCAGCCGCGTGCCAGCACCCGCTGCAGGGCGCTGTCATGGGCTGGTGCCACAATCAGCCCGGACGCAGGCAAGGTACGTACAAAATGGTGAAACTGCTGCTCGATAGCAGCAAGATCGGCGAAGATGTCAGCATGATCGAACTCAAGATTGTTCAGAATGGCGGTGCGTGGCCGGTAGTGTACAAATTTGGAGCGTTTATCGAAAAAGGCGCTGTCGTATTCGTCTGCCTCGATGACAAAGAAGGGCGCGCTGCCAAGACGCGCCGTAGCGCCGAAATTGTGCGGCACTCCGCCGATGAGGAAGCCGGGGTGCAGGCCGGCATGCTCCAGTATCCACGCCAGCATCGCGCTGGTGGTGGTCTTGCCGTGGGTACCGGCCACCGCCAGCACCCAGCGCCCATGCAGGATGTGTGCGGCCAGCCATTGCGGGCCGGACAGATAGTCGATGCCCCGGTCCAACACATACTCCACGGCGGGATTGCCGCGTGACAGCGCATTGCCGATGATGACGCAGTCGGGCGCAGGGTCGAGGTGTTCCGGCAGGTAACCCTGTTTTACGTCGATGCCCAGCGCGGCCAACTGGGTGCTCATCGGCGGGTAGACATTGGCATCCGAGCCGCTGACCTGATGGCCTGCCTCGCACGCCAGGCGCGCGATGCCGCCCATGAGGGTGCCGCAGATGCCAAGGATATGGATATGCACGCTATTAGTTCGCTGCCGGCACCATGAAGGCCAGGCTCAGCAGCAACTCTGCCATGAAGTAGCCGAGACTCGCGAGGATGCCGAGCGCCAGCGGCACCGACAACGCATGGCGCAGGATGTGGGCGACGACGGCGAGATTCCACACCAGCATCACGATCTGGGCAGTGACGTTTTGCATGGCGACGATCGGCCACGCCAGTAAACCGAGCAGGGCGCCGCTGCCCATCAACGCCGCCAGGGTCTGGTAAAAACGCTCAGGGAAGCGGCGCAGGAGCAGGGCGCTATGGGTGAGGATGGCCAGCACCCCGGTGTCGAGCACGGCCCACAAGGCTGCGCGGCCCAAGCCGAGATCGGGCAGCGACAGCCCCACGCTGACCAGCGTATACGCCAGCAGCGTGACAACCGTCAGTACAGGTGCGGCCGGGAGATCCTGCGGGTTGGCACGCAACAGGCAGAGGTTGCCAAACGTCTTGAGCAGCGTAAGCAGAGGTCCCATGTTATGAGCGGCGCGGCAAGCGCCCGTGAGGTATGGATTCAGTATCAGGCATTCAGGTGGCGCCCGAACCATGCGCATGCGTGCTGCGCCGCCTGGTCGAGTGTGCCTGGCTCCTCGAACAGGTGCGTAGCGCCGGGCACGATAACAAGCTCCTTGTCGCATTGCAGCAGGTCATAGGCCTGCTGATTGAGTTCGATCACCACATCGTCGTGGCCGCCGACGATAAGCAGGGTAGGCGATTTTACCCGGGCGAGATGCTGCGCACCGGCGAGATCAGGCCGGCCGCCACGTGAAACGACTGCCGCTATTGCAGAGCCCAGGGCGGCGGCGGACTGCAATGCCGCTGCTGCACCGGTGCTGGCGCCGAAATAGCCGATGCGGAGCTGGCGCGTGCGCGGGTCGGTTTGCAGCCATTCCGTTGCGCACTGAAGCCGGCGCGTGAGCAGCGCGATATCAAAACGGGTTTCGTAGTCGCGGTCTTCCTGCTCCGTGAGCAGGTCGATGAGCAGTGTCGCGAGCCCTGCCTCGTGCAGCTTGCCCGCAACATAGTTGTTGCGCGGGCTGTGCCGGCTGCTGCCGCTGCCGTGGGCAAACAGCACCACCCCGGGCGCACCGTCCGGGATTACCAGCATGCCTTCCAGTTGCGCCGTACCGGCGGGAACGCGTATCAGTTGTTGCTGGGCTGTGTGCGTCATGCGGGCGGGTGACATCTCTGCCACTGTTATGAGCAGACATCGTATCAAATTTTAACCGGCCATACATGTTAAGATTCAGGCTGAGAGCACCCCATGCAAGAATACTACGTAGATTCCCCTCCGCAATTAAATGAACTGTGCGAACGCCTGCGCGGCAGCCGCTGGGTCGCACTCGATTGTGAATTCATGCGCGAGAAGACCTATTACGCGCAACTGTGCCTGCTGCAACTCGCCACAGAGGACGTGATCGCCTGCATTGACCCGCTTGCGCTGGCCGACATGTCGCCGTTGCTGGATATCCTTTACGACCCGGCCGTGACCAAGGTGCTGCACTCGTCGCGGCAGGATCTGGAAATCTTTTACGACCTGCGCGGCGGTCTGCCGCGCCCG containing:
- the dapF gene encoding diaminopimelate epimerase — protein: MLLKFTKMHGLGNDFVVIDAVSQSVALTPEQVCFIADRHFGVGCDQLLLVEPARSAGVDFAYRIYNADGGEVEQCGNGARCFMRFVRAAGLTDKNELVVETRCGIIRPRMASDGQVTVDMGVPRTRPDEIPFLAEHEALSYPLLVDGQQLEVGVVSMGNPHAVLRVDNVDNAPVALLGPKIEAHERFPNRVNAGFMQVVDRSHIRLRVYERGAGETLACGSGACAAVVSGRLQGWLDDTVEVEVPGGRLMISWQGSAAEVRMTGPATHVFEGQIEL
- a CDS encoding DUF484 family protein, yielding MTTSNTSQERADEPGLEKRVIEYLRSHPDFFANHVQLLAELTVPHASGEAVSLIERQVSVLRDQNRQLRRELMDLVQVARDNDRLNDRVRRLTLGLMQAQGMHRILQALHTSLGSDFDADAVALCLFAPVTDGLPEGDHGVELQVMAPDDESLAAFKSVIEEGKPVCGRLRPAQVHTLFPDAASEVSSLAVIPLILEGAPCLGLLAVGSFEAERFHPAMGTMFLSHIGAITTQALKPCLAT
- the xerC gene encoding tyrosine recombinase XerC, whose amino-acid sequence is MHDDRQQWLERFFIHLSAERGLSPLTLTAYKRDLARLHEFCNQRGVHDWAVLEHALLRDFVAARHRAGVGGRSIRRELSATRTFFNYLLREGRLTQNPALGIGVPKSPRMLPRTLDVDQVSRLLAVKATDALAIRDLAIMELIYSSGLRLAELIRLNLTDLDLHDATVRVTGKGNKTRVIPVGRHALTALRAWLKQRCLSATAQQQALFVGQRGRRLSGRTVQLRLRAMALRQGVGGAISPHWLRHSFASHMLESSGDLRAVQELLGHANISTTQIYTHLDFQHLAKVYDTAHPRAKRR
- a CDS encoding VTT domain-containing protein, with the translated sequence MLTEFLQQMLAWVGDHPYWAGAAVFLVSLAESLAVVGLLIPGTVVMFGVGALVAAGVLDLWWTLGLAAAGAVAGDSLSYWLGHHYHERLRQMWPFSRHPQMLERGEAFFHKHGGKSVLFGRFVGPVRPVIPVVAGMLNMPPRRFMVVNVLSALGWSPAYILPGVVFGASLGLASAVASRLAVIVVSLLLILWLTVWGVLRLVKLLQPRTERMADQLLRWGQQHPTLGVITNVLVDPRQPELRGMVLWAVLLLATAWVLLGGLERLPGAPLANLDSAVFYILQGLRTPWTDQLIVVLGQLGDAHVLVPLMLSVTFALVWLRHRHALGHWLAALAFGGLLIMGMDWMLHLPRPAGSSMEELRLFSHVAMSVQVYGFIAVLLARELPADRRWMPYVGASMLIVGALVARLYLGMHGLSEVLAGVLVGLLWVALLGVSYRRHPARPVSLPVLNAASVYVLVLAGALHVSLHHARDVESHVVRHSVRMLDAQVWWNGAWQEFPAYRVDLKGEPSQPFTVQWLGSVETLRQHLEAQGWQTPVEPVPKALLVWLTPQPTLAELPVLPQVHDGRHESLLLVHMLPGGERQLVLRLWTADARTAGDETPLWIGNVTQLHISRRIPLFTIARSDAVFRQPLAQFERALGGSIEWQRVQRTALGKSRYNSWGGEVILLREAGRS
- a CDS encoding LON peptidase substrate-binding domain-containing protein, with the translated sequence MSTASTQPLPLFPLNTVLFPNSSLALRIFEPRYLALVSHCLKQGHGFGVCLIQEGNETGDAAAPHAIGTLARITDWYQHPDGILGITVRGEARFRIVSTETQPDQQIIAHTELLPEGMEGTIPPDYSSLIALLHQSLAQAGIEPADTAGQHDDAAWVSYRLAELLPFSLAQKQALLEISDPMQRLAHIHSTLGNQFVQ
- the mpl gene encoding UDP-N-acetylmuramate:L-alanyl-gamma-D-glutamyl-meso-diaminopimelate ligase, producing MHIHILGICGTLMGGIARLACEAGHQVSGSDANVYPPMSTQLAALGIDVKQGYLPEHLDPAPDCVIIGNALSRGNPAVEYVLDRGIDYLSGPQWLAAHILHGRWVLAVAGTHGKTTTSAMLAWILEHAGLHPGFLIGGVPHNFGATARLGSAPFFVIEADEYDSAFFDKRSKFVHYRPRTAILNNLEFDHADIFADLAAIEQQFHHFVRTLPASGLIVAPAHDSALQRVLARGCWTPVEHFMSETGWEALRDDADGSFDIHWCGKLQGRLYWPLLGEHNRHNALAAIAAARHAGVAPATAIEALHAFKGVQRRLELRGEIAGVAVYDDFAHHPTAITTTLAGLRRKVGSARILAVLEPRSNTMRLGVHQHSLAPALAGADSVLLYAPPDLGWSLDTVTDALGAKGQVYTSVEAIIDALVQQAHRGDHILIMSNGGFGGLHERLLQALQQRTPQ
- a CDS encoding dienelactone hydrolase family protein is translated as MTHTAQQQLIRVPAGTAQLEGMLVIPDGAPGVVLFAHGSGSSRHSPRNNYVAGKLHEAGLATLLIDLLTEQEDRDYETRFDIALLTRRLQCATEWLQTDPRTRQLRIGYFGASTGAAAALQSAAALGSAIAAVVSRGGRPDLAGAQHLARVKSPTLLIVGGHDDVVIELNQQAYDLLQCDKELVIVPGATHLFEEPGTLDQAAQHACAWFGRHLNA